gtaataacacagtttctatatatctgatcaactgtcaaagagtttccaacttatTATTTGTATGAACACCTTTCCGAGTGCGTACACtagtagcattgcgaccatgagcaccccgagtgataaAACCACTAATCTTTGGAATTGGCTCTATTTCtcttataataggttaaagacaatcattggttaaagtcaatcaagggacctaatacacctacaggcccttgaccatgctctgataccataaaaattgtcacatcctggatttttttttttttttttttcacacaggccaaataaataaacatcactttattcatcatctataaccatttattacaattcatttattcatcaaattataaatagaaagtatacatagtgatgttaacttcaagagtcatccaagtggctctacctagcggtagaggaaggtccgctctccactggaatctgatttagtactagagagaggctgctctgaaaatcaaaaacaaagaaaattcagcaatgctgagtaggaaccccaaaagtcaaatcaagatgaatacatgatcaaaattcaatcaatcatcccattggcgtatatcaagtacccgaaggagcactcccccaacagcggatggagaggctttatcctacgggatgagtttgtgttctcccaacagcggatggaggcaaactcatatcacactcccaacagcggatggagtggtgtcccacacccgccaaagtggggacacgttcctcccaacagcggatggaggaactgtccaaccgccacgtctgacggcccgctaatccccgaagggaatcgccctacctgctcttggcaggaatataatctcacactggtcatatccatttcgggatgaaataacatatttaaaacatctctttcaaaagtcatcaatatcaaataatataaattaaccctcaattgacttgaactctagtttaatcgattcaattgaactcgatttactagagcctaattgaactgatctctaatccttatttaactggtctagaaccaccctagactagtatgatttagactagattaagttcaatttaggttaaactaacttgaataagtcaatcaattcggaatcaccctgaattgatctagactaatcaagtctagtttaattcaatcaatatttgggctcaagttcaacaataatattgggctagattgagccggtccatctactggtcatgtgcattatacatgattgagcatgcattacataaaactggcccagccttggcccatggactagtcatagcatatacacattaacaacatatatgaaaacataataatgcattaaaagatagatgaggagaaaagttttaatataaagaaataacattctcaatttgactagaaatcataagacattaaaagagggactaggagataagttttaacataaggaaatagctttctaaaatcaaataaaaatcatgttttcaacacataaaatttcaacatattctagtcatattttaaatcattcagaataatatattttaaatttcagatcaaagaatatcaaaaagggattttagataacatattctagtctaacaagattttaatccagataagattaaagataaactgtaatacagaaaatatatcatagaaaacatatacctttttaacatatttaattctataataaaaaccttaatcatgggtcaaagaatattttgaaaactttaactgattactttaatacaaaaaaatttgacatttaaagaattgatacacatttttcaaactataaaactttcaacatttaaagaatcaaaataaaagctaaaacttttaagaaaggtagggaaacctacctcttgtcaatagggtgtaactcctcgttctcttgttaacagagtgtaactcctcgttcctcccgctgccaggctcgactaggtgaggaacgaaagagagaaatccctcccctttaaataggaggaggtgagcctctattaagggaaataaattttaattttcgtatttatttaatataaattatttccatttaatatactaccaaatatgatatcatcatatttggaatacttactagttatttccttaattcatatcaacaaacaaggaagtagattaggatttcccaaggaagtagattaggatttccttaaattataataacaagtaaggaaagaaaatcaattcttaacttaaatatttgatgtgattacacgtATGAAACATATTGTCATCGATTTTCACTTTGCTAGAGATTAAATTATCatatatcaattatatatttcttaTATGTATACTATTAATTAACTAGCAAACTTTTTTACAAAACCACTCGCTCATAAAATATTCTAATTACATCAATCCTTGGTATTTTTAATAAACGCTCAATCTTACGGGGGCAAGATCATCTCAAAAGATCATGATAGATGCCAATATCATATTTGAATAACTGATTTGATGATAGAGAAAATCTCATATTTGAATAATTGATTTAATTATAAGATTTGAGTGATTGATCGAGAAAAATCTCTCCTTGAAACTTGTATTAATACTCTCGTCACTTCGATCAATTAAGATCAATTGTAATCTATTTCTCAATTAACTACCATGTTCATGCCTTTGAACGCAGCGTCAATGTCATTCTGCATGCATTTGGTTCTATTGATACATCTGTTTTAGGCAGCGGCCTCCGAAGGATGAACTATAAAGGTGTAGAGTTGAAAGACACTCTTACTAGTACACAATTCAGTTGACCTTCAATTGGGGACTCATTCGTTTTGTTGTGTGAAATCCAACATTTGTTTTTCGTAAGGAGCTTTCTCATGATGTGAATGCTCCTTACAATATAGTGAATGGAAACTGTGAGCCTGTGCCAGAAACATCAGCTCCTGTTGTGtacatcactcactattggagatGGAGGAAATCTTGAAGGGCTTGCAACCAAGAATGACTCCACATGAAATGCTGCAGCatttgtgcttgataatgctcaattatgtgacaaatgcaagaaaattttcttttctcgATGACCAAATTCTTCTTTTTTTGCTTTTGGCATGTGCAATGCAGCATGACAGAGCCACAGCCCAGTTGCTCAGCTTTCAGAGAATCGAGCTTCTATACCTGGCACAGAAACGATGATGGAAATGCCGTAGCTGCTGATTCTACAGCGACCACTGAAAGACTGCAAATGAGATTTCAGCCATGTAATGGCTGTTCATGGACCACAAACTTCAAGGAATAAATGCTATTATGTGTACAGCAGCTACTAGAAGACTGCAAATGAGATCTCAGCTATGTACTGGCTGATCATGGATTACAAGCATCAAGGAGTAAATGCTGTATACCTATCGCTACTCTCCCAACTTTGGATTATGTATGTAAAGAAATACTTTTTATATATTGCGGTGTGAGTTGTGAATTAGCTTATGTGGTGCAATTATAGGTTGGCATATGAGGCAGTTGTGTCTTTCTTTATCAGCTCTAGATTAGGAAATATTTTATTGAAGAGTAGATCAGATTGAACTCACTCCCATCTTAGGTAGACCCATTAGCACTAAACTGTGATGTTAAGACGGCTCCATCCCTAAGAGCAGTGCACTTTCCAAAATTCTTTCTCACAATTATGATTCTTATAAGAGGTATTAATTATCATGGAAATTATCTCTGTTCTCTATTCTTTTTTATAATTCTACAATACGTCGCGAACAATAATTCAATATAAGTAGAACATAAGTTCACTTTtgttttcttctccttcttctctaatAAGAAGAAATTAAATTTCAGTATAAGATTGAGCGTGTGCCGACAAGCCTAACATCAAATAAAATTGGAAGCATTAATGCTCACATAAATGTCGAAATAGGCTCATAAACTAAATTAATTTGTTTTTACATGTCAATTACccagagaaaaaaaatcatttggcACGCTGCTAAGCGAGTGAAAAGCATAATCAATTGTTAACAATATAATAACAAGTAAATAATGCCTATAAAAGTTATCAACACTAATATGTTTATCTACTTATTTTACAGTGATTTATCAAAATACATAAAGCTAAATCATAATTTTGCCTTGCTTTTCTAACAAGGGATAATGTAAAGAGATGGCTCAAATTGTGTGCTGCACCATTACAGCCAAGTCAAACTAAGTTGAGTGCCAAAAAGCAAAAAGGAGACCTAATTCTTGGAGGGTAACAATAAAGGATATGATGAACTCAAGATCATTAATCAATAGCTGATCTAGAGATGAATGGTTCAAAAATAACTGCTAGATTAATAGGTCTACTGAgtctaaattaaataaaaaatgaaaaaaaggatGAATTAGGCCAGAACATGTTCATCTGAGTCTAATATGATCTTAAAAATAGTTTtgtaaaaatgattttgttttgaGTCATTAGAAAAGAAATTTATATCAGAATAAATCATGGGTGAAAATAAAAGGGGAAAATATTATGAATTTATTGTTGCCAGACTCACATGACATTCCTAATCATACAAGATATCGTAATTAAATTATCAATTATGATAAGATGAAATAGAAAATTTACAAGTAGAAAGCCTTGAAAAGGACAGAGTTTGATTAGAAAAAAGAACACATTTGCCTAAAAGACACCAATTTTGAGAATTGGGAATATAATGAAGCTGAAATAATACAACACCACCGTCAATCTAAATCTGGACGAGACAAGAAGAAGGATTTCATTAGGTGACAGCCAAAGAACTGTCTCGAAATGTTATGCCCATGGGATGTTAATCTTGAAGCTAAATATCAGATAAAAATTAAAGATCTTCTCaagataaaggaggagaaagatACAAATTGTTAACAGGAAGTATTAGATGCATAGAAGATTAAGATTGAGGAGTTCATATCAATGTTTGGTTTGCTTAATGATGTTAACGTCGAACGGTCGAGATCATCATGATCGATTGCTGTTACCTTATCAAGTATTGGCGAAATAACTGGGCCCCACAGAAACACCTTATTTTCCAACCAATAACCGTGGAGATAGTGAGACGCGTAAGAGTGAAAGGGTAAAATGGAAACTTTAGAAGAAGACCACCGATTCTTCGACGCGTGCGCCGAGACCAGCGGTCGGGGGCCGCCGCCGTTGCCCGATAAAAGCCAACAGCTGCCGCGATCTACCGGTCTCTTCCTCCTCTCATGGACTTCCCCCGGTCCCTTCAGCTCTCGACGACACTCATCGCCCTCCTCTTTCTCCGCTTCTCTTCCCTTTCCTTCTCCTACTCCGACCTCTTCGAGTCCTGGATCAGGGAGCACGGCAAGCGCTACGCCTCCGAGGAGGAGAAGCTTGCCCGGTTCCATGTCTTCGAGGACAACCTCGCCTTCGTCGACGCGCACAACGCTGCCGCCAACTCTTCCTACGAGCTTGCCCTCAACGCCTTCGCTGACCTGCTGCCCCACGAGTTCAGGGCCGCCCGGCTAGGTCTCAGCGCCGGCCTCGCTGTGCCGAGGGCCAATCGTACGGCGTTCCGGGGATCCTATGGCGCCGTTCCATCCTCGGTCGATTGGAGCAAGGAAGGGGCCGTTACCTCGGTCAAAGATCAGGGGAGCTGCGGTATGAATCTGGGCTGTTGCTTTTCCTCTTCCATTTCGATATAAagcttttatttcttttatcGCTTTTGGGTGTTTCATTCGTTGGCTTATCTTGTATGCCTTCATGCGAGGAAAAAATATCTCTGCTTTTGATGTTATTGAGATATATCTTGCAGAGTAGAAAATGCTTACTAAAAGAGAGGAGATTTAGTGTCTTATGTGAGTTGGACGCAACGAGGCACTGCTCTAAAAGCAGACTTGCCTCCTAATTGTACAGGGTCGGTGGCAAGTGTTTTCCAATCTATTGCCATTATGACGGCATACTAGTGACCTTGTGACAATTCtccgcccaaatcaaagaaatgtcTAATTCTGTGCTTGAAAATTAAGGGAGATAACGTTTGAGATTGAGAGGGGAAGAGGAAGATATTCGGAACAGAGAGAGCTTGGTGGTAACCAAGAGTTCCTTTGACTCTATCTATTGAAGTCCAATAGTTGAACCTTTTTGGTTCCCAATTGCCAAGTTGTTGAACTAGCTTGGGCAAGCGTCAAAGCTGCCAAAAGGTTTGATCAGGCTTCAATTGCAAATTACTGATAGTCCAGCAGCACCCGGCGAGAATCCACTGAGATGCCTCATGAACCATTCCATCTGGACAAGCCAAGCTCATATCCAGATTCAGGGTATATGGAAGCAGTAACAAGAATCAAATCAATTGGTTCAAGTAGAAAGTATAAGGGGCTTCCAGTCCTGTCAAAATTTGCTTTAATCAGGCAGGTGAGAAATGCAATATCAACAAAATAATTCTATGTGGAACTAGGGGAAATAAGGGATGTTTTGAACCTTTTACAGTCTCCTCACAAAAgactaaaagataaaaaatttaaagtagTATAAATATAGTAAATCACATAAAGAAGGTTCAGATAAATTGGgacttatgactttgttgttgttgtagtatgCCTTTTGGTTGGAACCTGGTGGGTTAGGCCTTCCAATGGTTTTTAGTCAGATTGCTATCAGTCACTAAGGTAGTAAAGGTTGTTCATTTAGTCCACGAGTTGGGTTGTATGACGATGTGTACCAGAGTTGACGAAATGATATTCTAATAAGTTGTTATCAAAGGTGTTtaaaaagaatagaaaaacaaaagaGAAGATGTGGACAATCTAAATTATGTTTATAAGAAGAAATAAGGAAATTGTCAGATCGTTATCATCAAACAAGAGATATTGCTTTATGCCCTCAATTTTCCATCTGATTATATATGCAACTTACTAACTTATAGGTTAATTTTGGGTTAAGGTAACTGAATATGAATTATTCACATATCGTAAGGCATCATGTCGAAATATTCATTGTTATGATGTTAGTCACATAGAATGCAGTTTATGTAATTATTACAAAATGGATGAGTTCAAATTCCATATTGACGGTCTCAAAAGGTTCCCACACTGGTGAGTTCCCAAATGGTATATATGATGGATGACTCACGatttttcatcaaattcattaaaAGGTAAACTATCTAATTATTACAAAATGAGCACTAGCATCATAGAAGATAATCACTCTAATGTTACTGTGGCACCATTTCAATCCATGGAGTCTCCTACTTTGTTTGTCCAATCACTAAGGTTTTGTTTCCAATTTAGGTTTGTTCCTAATGAGAACTGCAATAACTTATGTTCCACAGGATTTCCGAGAATTTTATTTATGTTCATGTACATGCTAACCAACAAAGTATTTGATCTTGTACTTTGTCATAAATTCACATGCTCTCTAAAAGTTTGTAGACTATTTCTGTATTTCCTATTCTAGAATGTTATATGATTCTTGAGACCTGTGTTATCTAGCAAAAGAAGTATTCAGAATGAGCCTAAAAATATTGATCATAATGGAAagacattaatgaaagaactgctTTATTGGATGGTTGTCATCAGCCATCTTCTCCTGTTTTATCATCTTCTTGGTTCTTGCTATATCTCATTATCGTTCTAAATATTTGCTTTCACTTGTAACCCATTTTGCCTTTTTTTTGTTACCTTAATATGTCCCTACTGcacataaataaatatgaaaaatggATTAGGAGTTAGGACAGCTCCTTCAACTCACTCTCctgcatttctttcttttctgacagtcaattcctcctgctttatcAGCATCCAAGGAGCAATAGAATTGGATCTGAATTCCAGCAGGAAAGCATCTTGAACCTTTTATAATAGAAGAGGTCCTTGCCAGGTTTTAAGTGATCATATACCAAACTTGTCCAAGAACTAGATACATCGGTATAACTTAAGTTGATTTATCGAGGATTTCATTTCTGATGCACACTACCTCAGTCTAGTGTCAGCGATTATGGTATGTATACTCTGGTGTACCTTTGGGTAAGAATATCAAAGATATGTCTCTTACATTGATATATTTTGGTACATCAATGTGCGACATACTAGTATGGGAATGGACCAGTAATTATTGGTTGATACAGATCAAAGTGAGTCCATGGGATTTAAGTCTTATTAGGTATTGGAACCATTGTAACCTCATGTAGTATCAGTAACCTTGGCTTGTGTTTGTGTGCTTCATTCGTTAGTGCTATATATCTTTGTAGAGGTGGGCTTAGTGTTCAGTCCTCCAGAAAGCAGCAGTCCTCCAGGAAGAAACTGCTTTTTAGAGCTTATGCAAGTGCATATTATGAACAGAAAATAATGCTTTCCCTTGAGCTTTTGGAGCAGATGTCAGAAATGCAGTTGGTAAGTCAAAATCCTTCAGATTAGTTTCAcaacaatttcttcttttttgttaaaAAAGTGACTTATAGGGCATTTGTAATTTTTCAATATCTTCAAATTGTTCGTTGACATCTTCGACAAAGTTGACTCATGCATTAGCTTGTTTATTCGGACACTCGTTCATGTGGTGTCCTACTTGTTTACATTTAAAGCAAGTAGAAGAGTGACTTGTGCGACTTGATTGCCCTCCACGGTTGGTAGGAGTTAGTTTGGATGCATTATTCATGATTCCGTTAGCTTTTGATCCACTAGCATTATAACAAGTAGAGCCAACTTTAGAACAGGAATGTAAAGGAACATTAAAATACCTCTTTGCTCCActtctagcaatttttgcttcaacTTTTAGCGCTAATTGATAAGCATCAGATAATCTCCATAGTCGTTGCATCTCCACTTCATCTCGAATCATAATTCGTAGGCCGCTGACATATCTTACAACAAGTTGTTCTTCCATCTCTTAAGTATCATTTTGGGCTATTAACTTGTAGAATTCTTCAGTGTAGTCGATGACGATTTTGCTACCTTGCTGAAGATCATTAAATTGTGAAAAGAGAGTTTGAACATAATCagataaagaaaattttcacgGAGCCGAGATTTCATCTTTTCCCAAGATGAAATCTTCATCTACTCTTTCCGAAGGTGTATCTCTTTCACCTTGTCCCATCAGATTGAAGCATAACCTCGAAACCTTGTAGCAATTAATTTTACTTTTCGATCTTCGGGCATCTCCTTGTACTCAAAGAATTTCTCAATGGTACTAAGCCAATCAAGAAACTTTTCAGGTTAAAGTCGACCATGGAACTTAAACAATTCAATCTTGATGTTGCCATTTGCATGAAAAAAACCTCTCCATGGATGAGCCTCCTATAACTTCTTTGGATGCAAAGGGATTCATGTCTTCGAATCCATCACTTGCATAGCCATAGCTTGAGCCTCTAGAGCCATGGGTTTCTTAACATTCAAGGCGTATAGTAAGCTCTTCAACTTGTCTCCTTAGTGCTTCAATGTTTGCATCCCTTTCATCTCTATCTGGTTGCATCATTTGTTTCGTCACATCGTCCTCTTCCCCTTCTAGTTGCCATAAGAAGGAAGTACTCTAAGAGCGTAGCAagtctctgataccaaatgatgtgAAACGAGATGAAGAGAGAATAAGAGGACGAGAAAAAGAAGTGAGATATGAGAGAACAAAAGAGAACTCTCTCTTTTTCAAAAAGATAATTGTGAGCTAGTAGCTCAAAATACAAAAGcttgataaaatttaaaaaacaagAATGCTCCATtaatcttccttccttcctcttttATAGATCCCTTGTATATTGAATCCCTCAACCACCTAGTTAATGAGTCATAATTTACTAAAAGTCAAGTACAAGTTACTATACATATTAAATTCGTGGTGCATTATATCTTGGTGGTtttgaattttaataattatctcAAGATATGAATCATTTTCTTGAAATTTGATAGGGTTAGCTTAAAATTTATTGTCTTGGAACTTGGGAGCTTTCAATGCTCACTATACACTTGCATTATTGTTACTAAATTTGTCCTTGGTATCCAAAAATGAAGCTGACTGCTGGAACCATAAATTTTTCTTAGCCTAGTTATGGTTTCTGCATTGTAAATTGCTACTGTCTAAGTGGGCTTGAAGGTGTGACATGAACATGATACAAGAGACTAAATAAGTTTAAAAACACTCgagtatttttttaatgttttacttACAGTGGAAGTGCTTATTTTTTCAGGTGATTGTTGGGCCTTTTCAGCCACTGGTGCAATAGAAGGAATAAATAAGATTGTAACTGGATCTTTGGTAAGTCTATCAGAGCAGGAGTTATGTGATTGTGATCAGAGTTATAACAGTGGTTGCAATGGTGGTCTTATGGACTATGCTTTCAAGTGGGTGATTGAAAACCATGGACTTGATACAGAGGATGATTATCCATATCAAGCTAAACAAAGAACCTGTCTAAAGAACAAGGTAGTGACGAACACAGTATTATTGTTGTCTACATATATTGCACTTTTGGCAATTCTTCTGTCAGCTGATATTCTTCATATATACAGCTGAAGCGTCGGGTTGTAACAATTGATGGCTACAAAGATGTGCCTGCAAATAATGAAAAGCTTTTACTGCAAGCTGTTGCACAGCAACCCGTGAGCGTTGGAATTTGTGGAAGTGAAAGAGCATTTCAGTTATACTCGAAGGTCTGCAACCTGCTTAAAGATGCTCATTTTCTTTCCACAGGTTGTTATTGCTGAATTCTCATGGTTTAGTCATTCACCTCTTTCATTCACAGGGTATATTTACTGGACCTTGTTCAACTGCTTTGGATCATGCTGTCCTGATTGTAGGATATGGTTCGGACGACGGTGTAGATTATTGGATTGTGAAAAATTCATGGGGAAAGAACTGGGGAATGAATGGTTATATGCATATGCTTCGTAATAGTGGTGATTCACAGGGCGTGTGTGGGATTAACATGCTAGCTTCCTTCCCAACGAAGACTTCTCCaaatcctccaccaccaccagctCCAGGTCCCACTAAATGTAGCATTCTAACCTACTGTCCGGCAGAGAGCACGTGCTGTTGCAGCTGGCGTGTGTTGGGATTATGtctttcatggagttgttgtgacCTTGAGAATGCAGTTTGCTGTAAGGACAACCAATATTGCTGCCCATATGATTATCCCATCTGTGATACCAGTGGGAAACAATGCTTGAAGGTCTGACCTCTCTTTGACGCTTAAGCTAACATATTTTTCCCTTTTGTTGTTGCGTTTTCTACATTGGTGATAGCTAATATGGTAAAGTGTGatcatttttgttttcatttttcttctttctaaGTGCTTTCCAACTATACAAAACTTCCATTAATGATTTCTTCATATCCTTTTTGGGTACAAGTTGACCTTGAGTATCCTTTTATTCCAAAAAAAAGAAGTATTCATTTTCGTGTCATTGTAAATTTGGTTCCAGGTTTTGTTTTTTGGCTTGTCCTTACTCATTCTGCATAATTCGCTTTTGCAGGGAAATGGAAATTCCACTGTTACAAGAGGAATTGCAAGGAAAGAACCTTTTACAAAAGTTGGGTCTTGGAAGGATTTGCTCGCGGCATGGGATCCATAAAGGATTTACCAGTAAGGAAATAATTTAACATATTTACATGCCATTTACTGTGGATCTCCTCATGCTAACTACGGTGTTGTGTATATGCTTTTCAGATTCCCTACTCCGAAGCATGTGTAAGGTTGCCAGGATAATGTAAAGTGGGATCATTCATTTTCAGCACCGCATGATGTGTTGATGTTTCATGATTGAACCTCAAATATCTGCCATATGTTCATAGTTATTGGTCAGTTGCAATTGCAGTGTGATGTTCTACTTATCTGCGTGTCATCGTCATTATAAACTATTATTTTGAGAGAACGCCTTCTTGAGATAATACACAACTTATGGTACCTCTGGTAGATTTGTGTTGTACCAAAAACTACTCTTAACGGTGGAAATAAGTAGAGCACTAGATAGATCGGAGTACCTTTAGAGTAAGTCATTTTATTTAAGCAGAGAAGCTTCTGTCCTGTAATGTTTGAGAAAAAGATTGAGCATGTAAAATTTATCAATATTTGTCATTTGGAAATTCCGGGTGGTTCGGAGTGTTTTGTGTTGTATCGTATATTCTTTCTTGTGTCATAGATAATGAGCTTCATGGTGAGTATTACCTATGCATTCTGCTGCATATAGCCGTTtacaatgaaaattttgatttgatttgatttgatttgagagcagcaaaagaagaaaagatttTGATTTTGTAAAATTTTGAATCGGAATGTAATCGATTTTAGGTGATTTCAACTACTGTTATTCAATTTcaattgattaaaaaataaaaaaaagaaattactATATAAGTAAAAATCTACCAATACAATATAGTCATGCATGATAAGACATAAAAGCTCTAGAGTTAAAACATGACAATCGAGTCCTACATCAAAAATATCAAACAAATACAATTTTCTTTAttcctttattttctttctttttcagatCAAACTTGGAGTGATCCAGTGCATCCTCAAAGATTGTTGTCCTCTGGTCATTACTTTGATGCTTTGTCTCTCTATAATGCAAACATCGTCTGAAAATGGACGAATGAGATATAAATAATTACCATAACATTTAGCTTCATGAGCTGAGATTGAGATAGCTTGGTTACAATTTCTCACAAACAATGTTCGATCACCCAAGCTCTCAATCTTGAtccaaattttgttcttaagATCGAGTCGAAATATATAGACTTCTTCAGCATTCCAATCGTACGAAGAGTTATAGAAGCACACTAATAATATCTCTCCGCAAGATTCAACTAAGCACGTATCATAATAATATATGTCAGATATATCCATAGGAGGTGGCACATCCATTTTCTTAATCCGTAGAGGAAGAACTTGAAAAGTCACCAAGTGTTGGTCGGGGTGAAGAAAAGCATATAATTGACCCTGGAAGCTTAGGACTGATCTAAAATATCTAACATCCACATTTCTCTCCGTATTCCATGACTTGTGTCCTTGTTGCCAAATATAGAGTTTTTCCATATCACATCCGAGAAAGGTGCAATCAGGATTCATAGGAGATGATGACATATGGAGGAACAGCAAAGGTTGATCAAGGGCTGGGAGGTCCAATCGCACACGAGAGAAGGGATTCAATAGAGAGAGAGTGCAATCAAATTGCGGCTTTAGCACCAACCAACCATGCGAAGAGCCACAGATGATTACTCTTTCACTGGAAGAAGCAGAGATTCTAACGTTAAATGACATATTCTCATCTATTACGTTGTGTAAGATGCAGGCATCAGTAGCAACACTAAGCAACCACGGGATTGTGCTCATGGTTGGGTTGTATCTTGGGGTCGTGGCCCACCATTCCTTGCATACGGTGCTCAAGCGCATGGCTTCCTTAGGGTTCATGCACATCAATACCGACTCGATAATATCGATGGAAATGTTCTTGATGGCCTTGGCCTCGGCCTCGCATTTTCTCTTCTCCTCATTTCTCTGTTGCTTTTCTGTAGATCTGCTACCAATTCATACCACACCTTAGATACTGGTAAGGATTACGAAGAAATCTAGTCTAATCTAATGTAATGGGAgaggaaaatggaaaaaaaaacactcgtaaaatatttataatagttttgaGGATGTGAAACTATGAGGTCATGTAGACGCTTAATATAATCGAGAGAACAaagcaaagaagaagagaagaattaCTGGGTTAGAACCGGAGGACGAAGGACATTGGAACAAGAACCCTCGACCCATCCCTTTCCTTTCATCTGATCCTGCACGCGAGACGTCTCCGCTTC
The DNA window shown above is from Musa acuminata AAA Group cultivar baxijiao chromosome BXJ2-4, Cavendish_Baxijiao_AAA, whole genome shotgun sequence and carries:
- the LOC135610198 gene encoding low-temperature-induced cysteine proteinase-like; the protein is MDFPRSLQLSTTLIALLFLRFSSLSFSYSDLFESWIREHGKRYASEEEKLARFHVFEDNLAFVDAHNAAANSSYELALNAFADLLPHEFRAARLGLSAGLAVPRANRTAFRGSYGAVPSSVDWSKEGAVTSVKDQGSCGDCWAFSATGAIEGINKIVTGSLVSLSEQELCDCDQSYNSGCNGGLMDYAFKWVIENHGLDTEDDYPYQAKQRTCLKNKLKRRVVTIDGYKDVPANNEKLLLQAVAQQPVSVGICGSERAFQLYSKGIFTGPCSTALDHAVLIVGYGSDDGVDYWIVKNSWGKNWGMNGYMHMLRNSGDSQGVCGINMLASFPTKTSPNPPPPPAPGPTKCSILTYCPAESTCCCSWRVLGLCLSWSCCDLENAVCCKDNQYCCPYDYPICDTSGKQCLKGNGNSTVTRGIARKEPFTKVGSWKDLLAAWDP